One window from the genome of Salvia miltiorrhiza cultivar Shanhuang (shh) chromosome 7, IMPLAD_Smil_shh, whole genome shotgun sequence encodes:
- the LOC130995750 gene encoding UDP-galactose/UDP-glucose transporter 3, whose amino-acid sequence MESHGSGLRRVLLLAFCISGIWAAYIYQGVLQETLSTKRFGLDGKRFEHLAFLNLAQSVVCLIWSFMMIIIWSDGGKGGAPWWSYWSAGITNTIGPAMGIEALKYISYPAQVLAKSSKMIPVMLMGALVYGIKYTVPEYVCTLLVAGGVSIFALSKTSSKTISKLARPNAPLGYGLCFLNLAFDGFTNATQDSLTARYPKTNAWNMMLGMNLWGTIYNMVFMFGWPGAIGYDAVQFCQKHPEAAWDIFLYCLCGAVGQNFIFLTISRFGSLTNTTITTTRKFVSIVVSSLLSGNPLSEKQWTSVVMVFSGLSFQIYLKWKKVQRMQKKRRST is encoded by the exons ATGGAGTCTCATGGCTCCGGACTCCGCCGCGTGTTGCTTCTGGCATTTTGTATCTCCGGGATTTGGGCGGCTTATATTTATCAAGGCGTCCTGCAAGAAACTCT GTCGACGAAGAGATTCGGTCTTGATGGAAAGAGGTTTGAGCACTTGGCTTTCTTGAATCTTGCTCAAAGTGTAGTGTGCTTGATATGGTCATTTATGA TGATAATAATTTGGTCGGATGGTGGAAAGGGTGGTGCTCCGTGGTGGAGCTATTGGAGTGCTGGTATTACTAATACGATTGGACCAGCCATGGGAATTGAAGCACTCAAGTACATTAGTTATCCTGCTCAG GTGCTGGCAAAATCCTCAAAAATGATTCCAG TGATGCTCATGGGTGCACTAGTTTACGGGATCAAATATACTGTCCCCGAGTATGTTTGCACACTTCTAGTTGCTGGTGGTGTATCCATTTTTGCTCTTTCTAAG ACTAGCTCAAAGACAATTAGCAAACTAGCACGCCCTAACGCTCCACTTGGATATGGGCTATGTTTTCTGAACCTTGCTTTTGATGGATTCACTAATGCAACTCAAGATTCACTTACGGCCAG GTATCCTAAAACAAATGCTTGGAACATGATGCTGGGAATGAACTTATGGGGCACCATCTACAATATGGTATTCATGTTCGGGTGGCCGGGTGCCATTGGCTACGACGCAGTACAGTTCTGCCAGAAGCACCCAGAAGCAGCATGGGACATTTTTCTCTACTGTCTATGTGGTGCAGTTGGCCAGAATTTCATATTTCTAACCATCAGCCGGTTCGGCTCCCTGACTAACACGACGATAACCACAACCCGTAAGTTCGTGAGCATAGTTGTTTCTTCCCTGCTGAGCGGAAATCCCCTCTCGGAGAAGCAATGGACGAGCGTGGTCATGGTCTTCTCTGGATTATCGTTCCAGATTTACCTCAAATGGAAGAAAGTGCAGAGAATGCAGAAGAAGAGGAGGTCCACATAA
- the LOC130995751 gene encoding uncharacterized protein LOC130995751, whose translation MAAAFSSAACLSLSTTSHHHHHSPKLYIGRSTSKSPRPLTKLHVSSSKPISGAAATTKKNEETIFFDGGAHYGDLVANLVLGFTLLWLPLTLAAVFRAFFLRYRFTDVRVTVISGLTGQDRSDFSYEVVKDVQVVPRFIGEWGDVIITLKDGTKVDLRSVPQFREIAKYCLAMADKPLLLKETTSKGF comes from the coding sequence ATGGCCGCCGCCTTCTCCTCCGCCGCCTGCCTATCCTTGTCCACCACatcccaccaccaccaccactcccCCAAATTATACATCGGTCGCTCCACCTCCAAATCCCCTCGCCCCCTCACGAAGCTCCACGTATCATCCTCGAAGCCCATCAGCGGCGCCGCCGCGACGACCAAAAAGAACGAAGAGACCATCTTTTTCGACGGCGGAGCTCACTACGGAGACCTGGTGGCGAACCTGGTGCTGGGGTTCACTCTGTTGTGGCTGCCGCTGACACTGGCGGCCGTATTCCGAGCATTCTTCCTGCGGTACAGATTCACGGACGTGAGGGTGACGGTGATATCCGGGCTGACCGGTCAGGACAGGAGCGACTTCTCGTACGAGGTAGTGAAGGATGTTCAGGTTGTGCCCAGGTTTATTGGCGAGTGGGGTGACGTCATCATCACCTTGAAAGATGGTACCAAGGTTGATCTCAGGAGCGTGCCTCAGTTTAGGGAGATTGCCAAATACTGTTTGGCTATGGCGGATAAGCCTCTTCTTCTCAAAGAAACTACCTCTAAAGGATTCTGA
- the LOC130995749 gene encoding transcription factor MYB124, which yields MKKKVNSGTDANTGEVSKQKERHIVSWSQEEDDILREQIRLHGTENWAIIASKFKDKTTRQCRRRWFTYLNSDFKKGGWSPEEDMLLCEAQKIFGNRWTEIAKVVSGRTDNAVKNRFTTLCKKRAKHEALAKENSTTTYINLNNKRVIFPNGLSTGGSESAAPLKKMRAYVLNTAESHEEKLAGECGDADHLLRPPFAVLAQNVHSSGTNKNQGTFLKKDDPKVLALMQQAELLSSLAIKVNSEKTDQSLESAWTALQDFLKQNKESDLFTFTNPDVDFQFEKFKDLVDDLTNDDEGSGPSWREPDLYESSTASSEYSAGSTLLPSMPGDKTEESRAETCLLHQENGHQMQPDQLDHQHCDDEGSRKCHTASTTEVNMLTCNNTTDNDEVICEYSSTEFGSPLHVTPLFGALAATIPSPKFSESEKHFLMKTLGMESTSPSHVTNASQPPPCKRSLLHCL from the exons ATGAAGAAGAAGGTAAATAGTGGCACTGATGCAAATACTGGTGAAGTATCAAAGCAGAAAGAGAGGCATATTGTATCATGGTCTCAAGAG GAGGACGATATTCTGCGGGAGCAAATCCGGCTACATGGGACTGAAAA TTGGGCCATTATTGCATCGAAATTTAAGGATAAAACGACTAGGCAATGTCGAAGAAG ATGGTTCACTTATTTGAATTCTGATTTCAAGAAAGGAGGATGGTCGCCTGAGGAAGACATGCTCTTGTGTGAG GCGCAGAAGATATTTGGAAACAGATGGACTGAGATCGCAAAGGTAGTCTCCGGCAG AACTGATAATGCTGTGAAGAATCGGTTCACCACTCTGTGCAAGAAGAGAGCAAAGCACGAAGCTCTTGCAAAAGAAAACAGCACTACTACATATATCAACTTGAACAACAAAAGGGTTATCTTTCCTAATGGGCTCAGTACAGGAGGATCCGAGAGTGCTGCGCCTCTTAAGAAGATGAG GGCCTATGTCCTAAATACAGCAGAAAGCCATGAAGAAAAATTAGCTGGTGAATGTGGAGATGCCGATCATCTACTTAGGCCTCCATTTGCTGTACTAGCTCAAAATGTCCATAGTT CTGGAACTAACAAAAATCAAGGTACATTTCTTAAGAAGGATGATCCGAAGGTACTTGCACTAATGCAACAAGCAGAACTGCTCAGTTCTCTTGCAATCAAAGTCAACTCGGAGAAGACAGATCAGAGTCTTGAAAGTGCTTGGACG GCTCTTCAAGACTTTctgaaacaaaacaaagaaagtgATCTGTTCACATTCACAAATCCTGATGTTGATTTTCAATTTGAGAAGTTCAAAGACTTGGTGGACGATTTGACGAATGACGATGAAGGCAGTGGACCATCTTGGAG GGAACCTGATTTATATGAGTCGTCCACAGCCAGCTCTGAGTACAGTGCAGGATCAACTCTGCTGCCAAGCATGCCAGGTGATAAAACGGAAGAAAGTCGAGCTGAAACCTGCTTGCTGCATCAGGAAAATGGACATCAAATGCAGCCAGATCAATTAGATCATCAGCATTGCGATGATGAAGGAAGTCGAAAATGCCATACTGCAAGCACAACTGAAG TGAACATGTTAACTTGTAACAACACAACCGATAATGATGAAGTAATATGCGAGTATTCTAGCACAGAGTTTGGTTCTCCTCTTCACGTGACTCCCTTGTTTGGAGCATTGGCAGCGACCATTCCCAgtccaaaattttcagaaagt GAAAAGCACTTCCTAATGAAGACACTAGGAATGGAGTCTACCTCTCCTAGTCATGTCACTAATGCTTCCCAACCTCCACCCTGCAAGAGGTCCCTTCTCCATTGTCTATGA